A single Nostoc sp. PCC 7107 DNA region contains:
- a CDS encoding TIGR02450 family Trp-rich protein, whose translation MTKKQKFPYLVGSKWTAQQKVDGWRHFQVVNRKNQGKWVYAEMVASCDPNVRFWINAKLLQDRSQWLGGWQSLQEMEAIYSNSNFSETPFIEARDENLSIVD comes from the coding sequence AGTAGGTTCTAAGTGGACAGCACAACAAAAAGTAGACGGTTGGAGACACTTTCAAGTCGTTAACCGCAAAAATCAGGGTAAGTGGGTTTATGCCGAAATGGTTGCTTCCTGTGACCCCAATGTTCGTTTCTGGATTAATGCCAAATTATTACAAGACCGTTCTCAGTGGTTAGGTGGCTGGCAATCATTACAAGAAATGGAAGCAATTTATAGCAATTCTAATTTTAGTGAGACACCTTTCATTGAGGCTAGAGACGAGAATTTATCTATAGTTGATTGA
- the bchL gene encoding ferredoxin:protochlorophyllide reductase (ATP-dependent) iron-sulfur ATP-binding protein produces MKLAVYGKGGIGKSTTSCNISVALAKRGKKVLQIGCDPKHDSTFTLTGFLIPTIIDTLQSKDYHYEDVWPEDVIYKGYGGVDCVEAGGPPAGAGCGGYVVGETVKLLKELNAFDEYDVILFDVLGDVVCGGFAAPLNYADYCMIVTDNGFDALFAANRIAASVREKARTHPLRLAGLIGNRTSKRDLIEKYIEAVPMPVLEVLPLIEDIRVSRVKGKTLFEMAESDPSLNYVCEYYLNIADQILARPEGVVPNDTPDRELFSLLSDFYLNPRKPQVPNQEEELDLMIV; encoded by the coding sequence GTGAAACTAGCAGTCTACGGAAAAGGCGGTATTGGCAAGTCAACAACTAGCTGTAACATATCTGTCGCTTTAGCCAAACGGGGTAAAAAAGTACTGCAAATTGGTTGCGACCCCAAACACGACAGCACTTTTACCCTAACAGGGTTTTTGATTCCTACAATTATTGATACTCTTCAGTCCAAAGACTATCACTACGAAGACGTTTGGCCAGAGGATGTCATTTACAAAGGCTATGGCGGTGTTGATTGCGTAGAAGCTGGCGGCCCACCTGCGGGTGCTGGGTGTGGTGGATACGTAGTTGGCGAGACCGTAAAATTACTGAAAGAACTCAACGCCTTTGATGAGTATGACGTAATTTTATTTGATGTACTAGGTGACGTAGTTTGTGGTGGTTTTGCGGCTCCTTTGAACTATGCAGATTATTGCATGATCGTTACAGATAACGGCTTTGATGCTTTATTTGCTGCGAATCGGATTGCTGCTTCCGTCAGAGAAAAAGCCCGGACTCACCCACTGCGTTTAGCAGGATTAATTGGCAATCGGACTTCCAAACGTGACTTGATCGAGAAATACATAGAAGCAGTCCCCATGCCAGTTCTAGAGGTTTTACCATTAATTGAAGATATTCGCGTATCTCGCGTTAAAGGCAAAACATTATTTGAAATGGCAGAGTCAGATCCTTCCCTGAACTACGTTTGCGAGTATTACCTCAACATTGCCGACCAAATTTTAGCCAGGCCAGAGGGAGTAGTCCCAAATGATACACCGGATCGGGAATTGTTCTCTTTGTTATCCGATTTTTATCTAAATCCGCGTAAACCACAGGTTCCTAATCAAGAAGAGGAATTAGACTTGATGATTGTATAA
- a CDS encoding DUF5331 domain-containing protein, producing the protein MAFFNSFTDSIRQKWLQFFQANRDWITLHMEVESVYTPDGGKRPPSYLILGVVNALEPKLAQLMMPFSKLNADADTLIEVLELHFDPDIALGNRLSNPPVEPETNQYDSTVVVADDNADDNIDDETLAISHLNGFALDANESEENDNGLSDLSLSNGQNGKHEFPAAMPLATSSLRDATRTTIAPETDDFGGVSFDSDPTSATKLDEEMLGDLNTPDEAAFSDVLSDVWGDETGLQKGEENNDFLGEELPTGVFDDSEIARLFPNS; encoded by the coding sequence ATGGCTTTCTTTAATAGTTTTACAGATTCGATCAGACAAAAGTGGTTGCAATTCTTCCAGGCGAATCGTGACTGGATCACCTTGCACATGGAAGTAGAGTCGGTGTACACCCCTGATGGGGGGAAGCGACCACCTTCTTACCTCATCCTGGGAGTTGTGAACGCGCTAGAGCCAAAACTAGCGCAGTTGATGATGCCATTTTCCAAACTGAATGCTGATGCTGACACCTTAATTGAAGTGTTGGAGTTGCATTTTGACCCAGATATCGCCCTTGGTAATCGCTTGAGTAATCCTCCAGTAGAACCAGAAACCAACCAATATGACTCAACAGTGGTTGTGGCAGATGATAATGCCGATGACAATATTGATGATGAAACTTTAGCAATTTCTCACCTCAACGGTTTTGCCTTAGATGCTAATGAATCAGAGGAAAACGACAATGGATTAAGTGATCTTTCCTTATCCAATGGCCAGAACGGCAAACATGAGTTTCCCGCAGCGATGCCTTTGGCAACGTCTTCTCTGCGAGACGCTACGCGAACGACGATCGCACCAGAGACTGATGATTTTGGCGGTGTTTCCTTCGATAGTGATCCCACATCAGCCACCAAGCTAGATGAAGAAATGCTTGGTGATTTAAACACACCAGATGAAGCAGCTTTTAGTGATGTTTTGTCTGATGTCTGGGGTGATGAAACCGGATTGCAAAAGGGTGAAGAAAATAATGATTTTTTAGGGGAAGAATTACCAACTGGTGTTTTTGATGATTCAGAAATTGCCCGTCTCTTCCCCAACAGTTAA
- a CDS encoding ferredoxin:protochlorophyllide reductase (ATP-dependent) subunit N, translated as MTVAQQPEALNFECETGNYHTFCPISCVAWLYQKIEDSFFLVIGTKTCGYFLQNAMGVMIFAEPRYAMAELEEGDISAQLNDYEELKRLCDQIKRDRNPSVIVWIGTCTTEIIKMDLEGLAPKLESEIGIPIVVARANGLDYAFTQGEDTVLAAMANRCPSQAPTTENEKNERNAIQKLLNFGKKKEDVVQEESEYVDHPPLVLFGSLPDPVVTQLTLELKKQGIKVSGWLPAKRFTELPVLEEGYYVAGVNPFLSRTATTLMRRRKCKLIGAPFPIGPDGTRAWIEKICSVFGITPKGLDEREAQIWAGVEDYVKLIRGKSVFFMGDNLLEVSLARFLVRCGMTVQEVGIPYMDKRYQAAELAFLEKACQEMGVPLPKIVEKPDNYNQVQRIYDLKPDLVITGMAHANPLEARGINTKWSVEFTFAQIHGFGNARDILELVTRPLRRNNNLKDLGWDKLVREEAKI; from the coding sequence ATGACTGTCGCTCAACAACCAGAAGCTTTAAACTTTGAGTGCGAAACTGGGAATTACCACACTTTCTGCCCGATTAGCTGCGTGGCCTGGTTATACCAAAAAATTGAAGATAGCTTCTTTTTGGTGATTGGGACAAAAACCTGTGGCTATTTTCTCCAAAATGCAATGGGGGTAATGATTTTTGCTGAACCCCGTTATGCAATGGCAGAGTTAGAAGAAGGTGATATTTCAGCACAGTTAAATGACTACGAAGAATTAAAGCGGTTGTGTGATCAAATAAAACGCGATCGCAATCCCAGTGTGATTGTCTGGATTGGCACTTGCACCACGGAAATTATCAAAATGGACTTGGAAGGTTTAGCACCCAAGTTAGAAAGCGAAATTGGCATTCCTATTGTTGTAGCGCGTGCCAACGGATTAGATTACGCCTTCACCCAAGGTGAAGACACCGTTTTAGCTGCAATGGCAAATCGCTGTCCCAGCCAAGCGCCAACAACAGAAAACGAGAAAAATGAGCGCAACGCCATTCAAAAACTGCTCAACTTTGGTAAGAAAAAAGAAGACGTAGTTCAAGAAGAATCAGAATACGTAGATCATCCTCCCTTAGTTCTCTTCGGTTCCCTTCCCGATCCTGTTGTTACCCAGTTAACCTTAGAATTAAAGAAACAAGGCATCAAAGTTTCTGGGTGGCTACCTGCGAAACGCTTCACTGAATTACCAGTGCTAGAAGAAGGGTATTACGTTGCTGGTGTTAACCCCTTCCTCAGCCGCACAGCTACCACCTTAATGCGTCGCCGCAAGTGCAAATTAATTGGCGCACCCTTCCCCATCGGCCCTGATGGTACTCGCGCTTGGATAGAGAAAATTTGCTCAGTATTTGGCATTACGCCCAAAGGTTTAGATGAACGGGAAGCACAAATTTGGGCAGGTGTAGAAGATTATGTAAAACTCATTCGTGGCAAGTCTGTATTCTTCATGGGGGATAACTTGCTAGAAGTCTCCTTAGCTCGGTTCCTGGTGCGCTGCGGAATGACAGTGCAAGAAGTGGGCATTCCCTATATGGATAAGCGATACCAAGCTGCGGAATTGGCATTTTTAGAGAAAGCTTGCCAAGAAATGGGCGTACCTTTACCCAAGATTGTCGAGAAGCCAGATAATTACAACCAAGTACAGCGAATCTATGATTTAAAACCAGATTTGGTAATTACAGGTATGGCTCACGCTAACCCATTAGAAGCACGCGGCATTAATACTAAATGGTCTGTAGAGTTTACCTTTGCTCAAATTCATGGTTTTGGCAATGCCCGTGACATCTTAGAATTAGTCACTCGCCCGTTGCGTCGAAATAATAATCTGAAAGATTTGGGTTGGGATAAATTGGTTAGAGAAGAAGCAAAGATTTAA
- a CDS encoding Mo-dependent nitrogenase C-terminal domain-containing protein, whose translation MLKTTNLSIILTAFIQPETLEKNAKLSPKNPLAPSRYDVLQPLRQRLDELEIQNRKVAHFIAKLIPAQCPFERDIVLFGRTIAHIPPMCKLNPLYDQFVGLRFRALCYLVEQCGEDIQSYC comes from the coding sequence ATGCTCAAAACAACTAATCTATCTATTATTCTGACTGCTTTCATTCAGCCTGAAACTTTAGAGAAAAATGCAAAATTATCTCCCAAAAATCCCTTAGCACCATCTCGGTATGATGTTCTGCAACCATTACGTCAACGGCTTGATGAACTCGAAATTCAAAATCGTAAAGTAGCACACTTTATTGCGAAATTGATTCCAGCACAGTGTCCTTTCGAGCGTGATATTGTTTTATTCGGTCGCACCATAGCCCACATTCCTCCTATGTGCAAACTGAATCCTCTTTATGATCAATTTGTCGGCTTGCGTTTTCGGGCGTTGTGTTATTTAGTAGAGCAGTGTGGCGAAGATATTCAGTCATACTGTTAA
- a CDS encoding cupin domain-containing protein, which yields MEIKIEHQPSQEYLKDLGVFKWAIWEKEVSKFPWTYDTEETCYFLAGDVIVTPDGGQPVQMGKGDLVTFPAGMSCMWEIISDVKKHYYFF from the coding sequence ATGGAAATTAAAATTGAGCATCAACCTAGTCAAGAATATCTAAAAGATTTGGGAGTGTTCAAATGGGCGATTTGGGAAAAGGAAGTCTCCAAATTTCCCTGGACTTATGATACTGAAGAAACTTGCTATTTTTTGGCAGGTGATGTGATTGTTACGCCGGATGGCGGACAACCAGTGCAGATGGGTAAAGGAGATTTGGTGACTTTTCCTGCTGGTATGTCTTGTATGTGGGAAATTATCAGCGACGTAAAAAAGCATTATTACTTTTTTTGA
- the psaK gene encoding photosystem I reaction center subunit PsaK produces the protein MLTSTLLAAATAPLQWSPSIGIIMILANVIAIAFGKSSIKYPSSEPALPSANFFGGFGVPALLATTAFGHILGAGIILGLHNLGRF, from the coding sequence GTGCTGACTTCCACATTATTAGCAGCAGCAACAGCACCCCTACAATGGAGTCCTTCCATTGGCATCATCATGATTCTCGCTAACGTCATAGCTATTGCCTTTGGTAAATCTAGCATTAAGTATCCCAGTTCTGAGCCAGCTTTACCCTCAGCAAATTTCTTTGGTGGCTTTGGTGTACCTGCGCTACTCGCAACTACAGCCTTTGGTCACATTTTAGGTGCAGGTATCATCTTAGGATTGCATAACCTGGGTAGATTCTAA
- a CDS encoding M3 family metallopeptidase → MSAATIPQNPLLKGTGLPPFTEIQPEQVIPAFTQLLKELDEELATIETNVQPTWNALVEPLEKLTEKLTWSWGIVSHLMGVKNSPELREAYETVQPEVVQFSNKLGQSQVIYNAFKELHASHTWTTLEPAQQRIVEAAIRDAELSGVGLSGEARDRYNAIQMELAELSTKFSNHVLDATKAYSLTLTTQAEVDGLPQSSLSLAAQAARAAGEENATPENGPWRITLDFPSYGPFMQHSTRQDLREQLYKAYVTRASSGELDNNPLIVRILELRQELANLLGYKNFAELSLASKMAPNVAAVEALLEELRSASYDAATKELAELKAFAAAKGTPEATDLKHWDISFWAERQREAKFAFTTEELRPYFPLPQVLDGLFGLVKRLFGVTVTPADGKAPVWHEDVRYFQIADETGKPIAYFYLDAFSRPAEKRGGAWMDVCINRSKINDHGATSVRLPVAYLVCNQTPPVDGKPSLMTFDEVETLFHEFGHGLHHMLTKVDYSSAAGVNNVEWDAVELPSQFMENWCYERPTLFGMAKHYETGEPLPEHYYQKLLAARNYMSGSATLRQVHFSTVDIELHDRYRPSGDETPAQVRQRIAKTTTVLPPLPEDSFLCAFGHIFEGGYAAGYYSYKWAEVLSADAFAAFEEAGLDDEAAVQATGKRYRDTVLALGGSKHPMEIFKAFRGREPSTVSLLRHNGLLNSAA, encoded by the coding sequence ATGAGTGCAGCCACTATTCCGCAAAATCCCTTGCTTAAAGGTACTGGCTTACCGCCCTTCACAGAGATACAACCAGAACAAGTAATTCCAGCCTTCACTCAGTTATTAAAAGAACTGGATGAAGAACTAGCTACCATAGAAACTAATGTCCAGCCAACTTGGAATGCTTTAGTCGAACCTTTAGAAAAGCTCACAGAAAAACTTACTTGGAGTTGGGGTATAGTCAGTCATCTAATGGGAGTCAAGAATAGTCCTGAACTGCGCGAAGCTTATGAAACTGTACAACCCGAAGTAGTACAGTTCAGTAATAAGCTTGGCCAAAGTCAAGTTATCTACAACGCTTTTAAAGAACTCCATGCTAGTCATACCTGGACAACCTTAGAACCAGCCCAGCAGCGCATTGTTGAGGCTGCCATTCGGGATGCTGAATTGTCTGGTGTAGGCTTATCAGGAGAAGCACGAGATCGCTATAATGCCATTCAAATGGAATTAGCAGAACTATCGACAAAGTTCTCTAACCATGTATTAGATGCCACCAAAGCTTATAGCTTAACCCTGACGACTCAAGCAGAAGTTGACGGCTTACCCCAGAGTTCCCTCAGTCTAGCCGCCCAAGCTGCCCGTGCTGCTGGTGAAGAAAACGCCACCCCCGAAAATGGCCCTTGGCGCATCACCTTAGATTTTCCCAGCTACGGGCCGTTTATGCAGCACAGCACCCGCCAAGACTTGCGTGAACAACTGTACAAAGCTTATGTCACCCGCGCTTCTTCTGGTGAATTAGATAATAATCCTTTAATTGTGCGGATTTTGGAATTACGGCAAGAACTGGCAAATTTATTAGGCTACAAAAACTTTGCTGAGTTGAGCCTTGCGAGTAAAATGGCTCCCAATGTAGCAGCAGTAGAAGCACTACTCGAAGAACTGCGGAGTGCAAGTTATGATGCGGCTACCAAAGAATTAGCCGAACTGAAAGCCTTTGCTGCTGCTAAAGGCACACCAGAAGCCACCGATTTAAAACATTGGGATATTAGCTTTTGGGCAGAACGCCAACGCGAAGCAAAATTCGCCTTTACAACGGAAGAATTACGCCCTTATTTCCCCTTACCGCAAGTTTTAGACGGCCTATTTGGACTAGTTAAGCGGCTGTTTGGTGTCACCGTCACCCCCGCAGATGGAAAAGCCCCAGTCTGGCACGAAGATGTCCGCTATTTCCAAATTGCTGATGAAACAGGTAAACCCATTGCCTACTTTTACCTTGATGCTTTCAGTCGTCCCGCTGAAAAGCGCGGTGGTGCTTGGATGGATGTCTGCATTAACCGCAGCAAAATTAATGATCATGGTGCAACCTCTGTCCGTTTGCCTGTAGCCTATTTGGTGTGTAACCAAACTCCACCAGTAGATGGCAAGCCTAGTTTAATGACCTTCGATGAAGTAGAGACATTATTTCATGAATTTGGTCATGGCTTACATCACATGCTCACCAAAGTTGATTACAGCAGCGCCGCTGGGGTTAACAATGTTGAGTGGGATGCAGTAGAACTACCAAGCCAATTCATGGAAAACTGGTGCTATGAACGCCCCACTTTGTTTGGTATGGCCAAGCATTACGAAACTGGCGAACCATTACCAGAGCATTATTACCAAAAACTGTTAGCCGCCCGTAATTATATGAGTGGTAGTGCTACATTACGGCAAGTTCACTTTAGCACTGTGGATATAGAACTACACGATCGCTATCGTCCAAGCGGTGATGAAACTCCCGCCCAGGTGCGCCAGCGCATTGCCAAAACAACAACAGTTTTACCACCACTACCAGAAGATTCTTTCTTGTGTGCGTTTGGCCATATCTTTGAAGGTGGTTATGCAGCAGGTTATTACAGCTATAAATGGGCTGAGGTACTCAGTGCTGATGCTTTCGCCGCCTTTGAAGAAGCTGGCTTAGATGATGAAGCAGCAGTTCAAGCCACAGGTAAACGCTACCGAGATACCGTACTGGCGCTTGGTGGTAGCAAGCACCCGATGGAAATATTCAAAGCTTTCCGAGGACGGGAACCAAGTACGGTTTCGTTGTTGCGCCATAATGGTTTGTTAAACTCAGCCGCTTAA
- a CDS encoding dienelactone hydrolase family protein yields MKLLLSGLITPVAVLMAATPTLAAIQTKNVDYKQGNTVLQGYLAYDDAIKGKRPGVLVVHEWNGLQGYAKKRTEQLAKLGYVAFAADIYGKGIRPNNPEESGKQATIYRQNRQLLRDRAYAGLKVLQANPLTDVNRIAAIGYCFGGGTVLELARSGANIAGVVSFHGNLDTPNPNDAKNIKAKVLVLHGADDPFVPAEQVTAFENEMRQAKVDWQLISYGGTVHSFTNPDNKGELKGALYNPIADKRSWDDMRQFFAEIFRK; encoded by the coding sequence ATGAAATTACTGCTTTCTGGTTTGATTACACCTGTGGCTGTGTTAATGGCTGCTACACCGACTTTGGCAGCAATTCAAACCAAAAATGTTGATTATAAACAAGGAAATACTGTTTTACAAGGCTATCTGGCTTACGATGATGCAATTAAAGGTAAGCGTCCTGGGGTTTTGGTGGTACATGAATGGAATGGCTTGCAAGGTTATGCAAAAAAGCGCACTGAACAGTTAGCCAAACTGGGCTATGTTGCTTTTGCTGCTGATATTTATGGCAAAGGTATTAGACCAAATAATCCTGAAGAGTCGGGTAAACAAGCGACAATTTATCGCCAAAACAGACAATTGTTGCGCGATCGCGCCTATGCTGGGTTAAAAGTATTACAAGCCAATCCCCTAACTGATGTTAACCGAATTGCCGCGATCGGTTATTGTTTTGGCGGTGGTACAGTCTTAGAACTTGCCCGTAGTGGTGCAAATATCGCCGGAGTAGTCAGTTTTCATGGCAATCTCGATACACCAAACCCTAACGATGCGAAAAATATCAAAGCCAAAGTTTTAGTATTACATGGTGCTGATGACCCATTTGTTCCAGCAGAACAAGTCACAGCTTTTGAAAACGAAATGCGCCAAGCAAAGGTAGACTGGCAGTTAATTTCTTATGGTGGTACCGTACATAGCTTTACTAACCCAGATAACAAAGGGGAGTTAAAAGGAGCGCTATATAACCCTATTGCTGATAAACGTTCTTGGGACGATATGCGACAATTTTTTGCCGAAATCTTTCGGAAATAA
- a CDS encoding nicotinate phosphoribosyltransferase: MATIPDLGSYQHQDLTISAVDYSLLTDLYQLTMAACYVGEGLEQKQASFELFVRRSPENFGYLIAMGLEQALAYLETLSFTQAQIAALQATGIFAHAGDRFWSLLAEGKFTGDVWAVPEGTAVFANEPFLRIEAPLWQAQLIETYLLNTLNYQTLIATRAARLRDVAGEKAKLLEFGTRRAFSPQGALWAARAALAGGLDATSNVLAALQLGQQPSGTMAHALVMALSAMEGSEAEAFTAFHRYFPGAPLLIDTYDTIAAAEQLAIKVNSGEMELSGVRLDSGDLVSLSQQVRSLLPNVPIVASGDLDEWEIARLKAAGAVIDGYGLGTRLVTGTPVNGVYKLVDIDGIPVMKQSSGKATYPGRKQIFRSFVDGKVKADRLGLITETPLSETPLLQLVMKAGQRVQFPESLAEIRQRTAATVASLPEETRRLTNPVALQVEISAGLQKLTEETGKRTAEAQRTQR, from the coding sequence ATGGCAACTATTCCAGACTTGGGCAGCTACCAGCACCAAGACCTGACAATCTCTGCGGTTGATTACAGCTTGCTAACAGACCTTTATCAGCTAACAATGGCAGCTTGTTATGTAGGTGAAGGTTTAGAACAAAAACAAGCTAGTTTTGAGTTATTTGTGAGGCGATCGCCAGAAAATTTTGGCTATCTCATTGCAATGGGACTAGAACAAGCCCTGGCATATTTAGAAACGTTAAGTTTTACTCAGGCTCAAATTGCCGCCCTACAGGCGACAGGAATTTTTGCCCACGCAGGCGATCGCTTTTGGTCTTTATTAGCTGAAGGTAAGTTTACTGGGGATGTCTGGGCAGTTCCCGAAGGCACAGCCGTATTTGCCAATGAGCCATTTTTGCGAATCGAAGCACCGCTGTGGCAAGCCCAACTCATCGAAACTTATCTATTAAATACACTCAATTATCAAACTTTGATTGCCACCAGGGCGGCGCGTCTACGTGATGTTGCTGGGGAAAAAGCCAAACTTTTAGAGTTCGGTACACGACGGGCATTCAGTCCCCAAGGTGCTTTGTGGGCAGCACGGGCAGCCTTAGCAGGGGGATTAGATGCCACCTCTAATGTGTTAGCGGCGTTACAACTAGGTCAGCAACCAAGTGGTACGATGGCTCACGCTTTAGTTATGGCGTTGTCAGCAATGGAAGGTAGTGAAGCCGAAGCTTTTACAGCGTTTCATCGTTATTTTCCCGGTGCGCCATTGTTGATAGACACTTACGATACCATCGCGGCGGCTGAACAGTTGGCAATAAAAGTCAATTCAGGGGAAATGGAATTATCGGGAGTCAGGCTGGATTCTGGGGATTTGGTGAGTTTATCCCAACAAGTGCGATCGCTCTTACCAAATGTGCCAATTGTTGCGAGTGGCGACTTGGATGAATGGGAAATTGCCAGACTCAAGGCTGCTGGCGCAGTAATTGATGGTTACGGATTAGGAACGCGACTCGTCACAGGTACACCTGTCAATGGAGTGTATAAACTCGTAGATATTGATGGCATTCCAGTGATGAAACAGTCCAGTGGTAAGGCGACTTATCCAGGACGCAAGCAGATTTTTCGGTCATTTGTCGACGGCAAGGTCAAAGCTGATAGGTTGGGGTTAATTACAGAAACGCCGTTATCAGAAACACCTTTATTGCAATTGGTGATGAAAGCAGGTCAGCGGGTGCAATTCCCAGAAAGTTTGGCGGAAATTCGCCAGCGGACGGCGGCGACAGTAGCAAGTTTACCGGAGGAGACACGAAGGTTAACTAATCCTGTGGCTTTACAGGTGGAGATTTCTGCTGGGTTGCAGAAATTGACTGAGGAGACTGGAAAACGAACCGCAGAAGCGCAGAGGACACAGAGGTAA
- a CDS encoding nicotinate-nucleotide adenylyltransferase yields MRIALFGTSADPPTAGHQEILRWLSERYDWVAVWAADNPFKSHQTQLEHRAAMLRLLIADMDAPQHNVAVTQDLSSWRTLETVEKAKQHWGEEAEYTLVIGSDLINQLPRWYRIEDLLQQVELLIVPRPGYTIAETSLENIQKLGGKIAIATLTGLNVSSTAYREHGDTEALIAPIVAYIHQQHLYKCQDATTKRFQLR; encoded by the coding sequence ATGAGAATTGCTTTGTTTGGTACAAGTGCTGATCCGCCAACCGCTGGGCATCAAGAGATTTTAAGATGGTTGTCGGAACGTTATGATTGGGTAGCAGTTTGGGCGGCGGATAATCCATTTAAGTCTCATCAAACCCAGTTAGAACATCGGGCGGCGATGTTGCGACTGTTAATTGCGGATATGGACGCGCCACAACATAACGTTGCTGTGACACAAGATTTAAGTAGCTGGCGGACACTGGAAACAGTGGAAAAAGCAAAACAGCATTGGGGCGAAGAGGCTGAATACACCTTAGTAATTGGCTCAGATTTGATCAATCAACTACCACGCTGGTATAGAATTGAAGATTTATTACAGCAGGTAGAACTATTAATTGTCCCCAGACCGGGATATACCATAGCAGAAACTAGCTTAGAAAACATCCAAAAACTGGGAGGTAAAATTGCGATCGCTACCCTCACAGGTTTAAATGTATCCTCAACAGCTTATCGTGAACATGGAGATACTGAAGCCCTCATAGCTCCCATTGTTGCCTATATTCATCAACAGCATTTGTACAAATGCCAGGACGCAACCACAAAAAGATTCCAACTCCGCTAA
- a CDS encoding NUDIX domain-containing protein → MPGRNHKKIPTPLNQQPLADFKVGVDNVIFSVDTAQNRLLVLLVMRQQEPFLNYWSLPGTLVRQGESLEDAAYRIMAEKIRVNNLYLEQLYTFGGPNRDPREATDSYGVRYLSVSYFALVRFEEAELIADKVAGIAWYPVKQVPQLAFDHNELLTYGHRRLRNKLEYSPVAFEVLPEVFTLNDLYQLYTTVLGENFSDYSNFRARLLKLGFLCDTGIKVSRGAGRPASLYKFDAEAFAPFKDKPLVFI, encoded by the coding sequence ATGCCAGGACGCAACCACAAAAAGATTCCAACTCCGCTAAATCAACAACCTTTAGCTGATTTTAAAGTAGGTGTTGATAATGTAATTTTTTCTGTAGATACTGCTCAAAATCGACTTTTGGTTCTCTTAGTCATGCGACAGCAAGAACCATTTTTAAATTATTGGAGTCTTCCGGGTACATTAGTGCGTCAAGGCGAATCTTTAGAAGATGCGGCCTATCGCATCATGGCCGAGAAAATCAGAGTCAACAATCTTTATTTAGAACAGTTGTATACCTTTGGCGGGCCAAATCGTGACCCTAGGGAAGCAACAGATAGTTATGGGGTGCGTTATCTCTCAGTTAGTTATTTTGCCTTGGTCAGATTTGAAGAAGCCGAATTAATTGCTGATAAAGTCGCGGGAATTGCTTGGTATCCCGTCAAGCAAGTGCCACAATTAGCCTTTGACCATAATGAACTTTTAACCTACGGTCATAGACGACTGCGAAATAAATTAGAGTACAGCCCGGTAGCTTTTGAAGTTTTACCGGAAGTGTTTACTTTAAACGATTTGTATCAATTATATACAACAGTTTTAGGGGAAAACTTCTCTGATTATTCTAACTTTCGGGCGCGTCTACTCAAGTTAGGTTTTTTGTGCGATACCGGAATAAAGGTATCACGCGGTGCGGGTCGTCCAGCCAGTTTATATAAATTTGATGCTGAGGCTTTTGCCCCATTTAAAGATAAACCTTTGGTGTTTATTTAA